The following are from one region of the Hymenobacter radiodurans genome:
- a CDS encoding type III pantothenate kinase, producing MRTLTLDIGNTTVKYGCFEDDVLRENAIAQTKEQVNEVVERWKPAHVILASVAEPTDAWAAEVRARVAGKVVEFKPASTPLPIRNGYATPQTLGADRLAAAVGAAWLRPGCDSLIIDAGTAIKCDWVEGGHTFRGGSIAPGLRLRFQALHTFTGRLPLLEMPPDLLTEIPLTGTDTESAIRSGVLNGAVAEVNGILDQYRAQRPALSVLLAGGDAPFFQSRLKGPIFVIPELVLLGLHRILVHTIDYVEE from the coding sequence ATGCGCACCCTCACCCTCGACATTGGCAATACCACCGTGAAATACGGTTGCTTCGAGGATGATGTGCTGCGCGAAAACGCCATTGCTCAGACGAAAGAGCAAGTTAATGAGGTCGTAGAGCGATGGAAGCCAGCCCACGTTATTCTAGCGTCGGTGGCGGAGCCAACAGATGCGTGGGCAGCTGAAGTGCGCGCCCGAGTGGCAGGGAAAGTAGTGGAGTTCAAACCGGCGTCTACGCCTTTACCTATTCGTAATGGATATGCCACTCCCCAGACCCTCGGCGCTGATCGGCTAGCGGCGGCGGTAGGCGCTGCGTGGCTCCGGCCGGGTTGCGACTCGCTGATTATCGATGCCGGTACAGCTATTAAATGCGACTGGGTAGAAGGCGGTCATACGTTCCGGGGCGGTAGTATTGCGCCGGGGCTGCGGCTACGCTTTCAGGCGCTACACACGTTTACGGGCCGGCTGCCGTTACTAGAAATGCCCCCCGACCTGCTAACTGAGATTCCACTCACTGGCACTGACACGGAGTCGGCCATTCGTAGTGGAGTGCTTAATGGGGCCGTGGCAGAAGTGAATGGAATACTTGATCAGTACCGTGCTCAGCGGCCCGCTTTAAGTGTACTCTTGGCGGGTGGCGACGCACCCTTTTTTCAATCGCGGCTCAAAGGCCCTATCTTTGTAATTCCCGAACTCGTGCTGCTCGGGCTTCACCGAATATTGGTGCATACCATTGACTATGTGGAAGAATAA
- the lptC gene encoding LPS export ABC transporter periplasmic protein LptC has product MLTHSRSWMKLLGGILLVAGLSTGCQKNDAEVKKKVVYNGPLLEATNVTMLVSDSAKLQIKLTAPVSQQFESGDQVYPKGMKVTFYSKNGGIVNTLQGKYGRYDKAKDLYLVRNDVRVSNEEKKQKMNSEELYYDKQKAIIYTEKFVRVETPTEILTGTGLTANQNFSRYKILKPAGVFTVEAPVEE; this is encoded by the coding sequence ATGCTAACGCATAGTCGTAGTTGGATGAAGCTCCTGGGGGGCATTTTGCTGGTGGCCGGTTTGAGTACGGGTTGCCAGAAGAATGACGCCGAGGTCAAAAAGAAAGTAGTGTACAATGGGCCACTGCTGGAAGCCACCAACGTAACAATGCTCGTCAGCGACTCGGCTAAGCTCCAAATCAAGCTGACGGCTCCCGTATCGCAGCAATTCGAAAGCGGCGACCAAGTGTACCCGAAGGGCATGAAGGTGACGTTCTATTCCAAAAATGGCGGCATCGTGAATACCCTGCAGGGTAAGTACGGCCGGTACGACAAAGCCAAAGACCTGTATCTAGTACGCAATGACGTGCGGGTGAGCAATGAGGAGAAGAAGCAAAAAATGAACTCCGAAGAGCTGTATTACGACAAGCAAAAGGCCATCATCTACACTGAAAAGTTCGTGCGCGTCGAAACGCCTACCGAAATTCTGACAGGTACCGGCCTGACGGCCAACCAGAATTTCTCGCGCTACAAGATTCTTAAGCCCGCGGGCGTCTTCACCGTTGAGGCACCAGTAGAGGAATAA
- a CDS encoding SurA N-terminal domain-containing protein: protein MALINTIREKSGWAVGAIVFGLLLFIIGGDLISGQNRLFNRNDTTVGEISGEKVELNEFNNTLEQAKQAFIAQQGRQPDENTLGYLRDQAWNQTIYRIAFKEQFEALGLEVSEDELYDMVQGRNVHPSIRQAFSDPQTGQFDRNKVVEYLRNLDKLPPKPKISGGILRPALPLTA from the coding sequence ATGGCATTAATTAACACGATTCGAGAAAAATCGGGCTGGGCCGTCGGCGCCATCGTTTTTGGCCTGCTGCTATTCATTATCGGCGGCGACCTGATCTCGGGCCAGAACCGCCTCTTCAATCGTAACGATACGACGGTAGGGGAGATATCCGGTGAAAAAGTGGAGCTCAACGAATTCAATAATACCCTTGAGCAAGCCAAGCAGGCTTTTATCGCGCAACAGGGCCGTCAGCCCGACGAAAACACCCTTGGCTACCTGCGCGACCAGGCTTGGAACCAGACCATTTATCGCATCGCTTTTAAGGAGCAATTCGAAGCGCTGGGCTTAGAAGTAAGCGAAGATGAACTCTACGACATGGTGCAGGGCCGCAATGTGCACCCCAGCATCCGCCAAGCTTTCTCTGACCCACAAACTGGCCAGTTCGACCGCAATAAGGTTGTAGAATACCTGCGCAACCTCGACAAATTGCCCCCCAAGCCCAAGATCAGTGGCGGAATTTTGAGGCCGGCCTTACCCCTGACCGCCTAG
- a CDS encoding peptidylprolyl isomerase, which yields MPYFSISDSSVKVTDAQLQAYLDKNKGRYKVEDGRDIEYVSIPVTASKEDSASVRASVDQLTAQFRSALNDSLFAKLNSDQPYSGAYVSPADLPEKLREQLPLQVGQVYGPYAENGVYSIFKVIGQKAGAQPAARASHILIKPENTTPEAKAAALAKAKDVLAQIKGGADFAAMARQYGTDGTTATGGDLGWFTQGRMVPEFEKAIFGATAAGLLPNPVETSFGYHIIKVTAPKTNQTYQIAAVQKNLVPSETTREAAYQKAQELKGAATNLEAFRKAVAADKSLQKLEVKGLGRGDQAVNNLQGARAIVRWAFGANQGGPETKIGDVSEVFEIGDQYVIAALTGERTKGTADVASIRPELTAAVRNEMKAQQIMEKLKGKTGTLEQIAAAYGSQAQVKTANDVVASSGIIQGLGAEPVAVGKVFGLKPGQKSTPIQGEQGVVIVEPVSITPAAAPADLKAVRQQLASQRTARADGAIYEAVKANANIKDERTKFF from the coding sequence GTGCCTTACTTCTCTATTTCGGATTCGTCCGTAAAAGTGACGGACGCGCAATTGCAGGCTTATCTGGATAAGAACAAAGGCCGCTACAAGGTGGAAGATGGTCGCGACATCGAATACGTGAGCATTCCGGTAACGGCTTCGAAAGAAGATAGCGCCTCCGTTCGTGCTTCTGTTGATCAGCTAACGGCTCAGTTCCGCTCAGCACTCAACGATTCGTTGTTCGCCAAGCTCAACTCCGACCAGCCGTACAGCGGTGCCTACGTTTCGCCCGCTGATCTGCCCGAGAAACTCCGCGAGCAGTTGCCCTTGCAAGTAGGCCAGGTGTATGGTCCTTACGCCGAGAATGGTGTCTATTCAATCTTTAAAGTTATTGGCCAAAAAGCCGGTGCTCAGCCTGCCGCCCGCGCCAGCCACATTCTTATCAAGCCAGAAAACACAACTCCCGAAGCAAAAGCTGCTGCACTAGCTAAGGCAAAAGATGTGTTGGCTCAAATCAAAGGTGGTGCTGATTTCGCTGCTATGGCTCGTCAGTACGGTACCGATGGTACCACCGCTACCGGCGGCGACTTAGGCTGGTTCACGCAAGGCCGCATGGTGCCAGAGTTCGAGAAAGCTATTTTCGGGGCTACAGCCGCTGGCTTGTTGCCTAATCCGGTAGAAACCTCTTTCGGTTACCACATCATCAAGGTTACGGCTCCCAAAACCAATCAGACCTACCAGATAGCCGCCGTACAGAAGAACCTTGTACCAAGTGAAACTACCCGTGAGGCGGCTTACCAGAAAGCACAAGAGCTGAAAGGCGCTGCTACCAACTTAGAGGCTTTCCGCAAAGCAGTGGCTGCTGATAAATCGCTGCAAAAGCTAGAGGTGAAAGGCCTTGGCCGCGGTGACCAAGCCGTGAACAACCTACAAGGTGCCCGGGCAATCGTGCGTTGGGCTTTCGGTGCAAACCAAGGCGGCCCAGAAACCAAAATTGGTGATGTGTCGGAGGTTTTTGAAATCGGCGACCAATATGTGATTGCTGCCCTCACCGGCGAGCGCACGAAAGGCACCGCTGATGTAGCCAGCATCCGGCCTGAACTGACTGCCGCAGTTCGCAACGAAATGAAGGCTCAGCAGATCATGGAGAAGTTGAAAGGCAAAACGGGTACGCTGGAGCAAATTGCCGCCGCTTACGGTTCGCAAGCCCAGGTAAAGACTGCTAACGACGTAGTTGCCAGCTCTGGCATCATTCAGGGCTTAGGTGCTGAGCCCGTAGCTGTGGGTAAAGTATTCGGGTTGAAGCCCGGCCAGAAGTCCACGCCTATCCAGGGTGAGCAAGGTGTCGTAATTGTGGAGCCAGTGAGCATCACGCCAGCCGCTGCTCCTGCCGATTTGAAGGCTGTTCGTCAGCAGCTTGCTTCGCAGCGCACTGCCCGCGCCGATGGCGCCATCTACGAGGCGGTAAAAGCGAATGCTAACATCAAAGACGAGCGCACGAAGTTCTTTTAA
- a CDS encoding tetratricopeptide repeat protein, which produces MLFPDLRQLRFAFLILLGVGLSVPLHAQQEEGGDIALAREYVRKGENEKAVFLFGRLRADEQLAPNVLPDYVSALQALKRHKDAEKLVKKAVRQQPKEVSYGVLLGGIYTASGDEAAANKQYEKVISQLTSEQVVPVATEFMKRKLPEWAEKTYLRGRQLAGNETEFAPQLIQLYTQSGQNAPLMAETLRLIRDDDRQLPFVRNMLQNSLREEKDFDALEKILLTNVQQNPDQVVYSELLLWLQVQRRDFTGALVQAKALDRRSRAEGGRVLDLAAIAQRNKDYESAIAGYEYVIREHRQGPFYPVARQRLVQTREEQVRNTFPIDVAKIRSLITEYEQVLTELGRTPETAPVLRNMATLYAFQLDDKPKAMALLQQVIDMPRASLTVVDDAKLNLADIYLLRNEPWEATLLYSQVEKSHKDSPVGYDAKLRNARLNYYAGNFKLAQSHLDILKQATSREIANDAMQLSLLITDNTAQDTSGVALREYAIVEQLVFQNKLTEALKGLDNLLQKYPGHALTDDAWYLKGQLQRRIGDYQGAVTTLSRITGNPKYDVLSDDALFLTATIMEEDVKDQAKAQELYNQVLVKYPGSIYVAEARKRFRKLRGDNS; this is translated from the coding sequence ATGCTGTTCCCTGATCTTCGTCAGCTTCGTTTTGCTTTTTTGATTCTGCTAGGTGTGGGTCTGTCGGTGCCGCTGCATGCTCAGCAGGAGGAGGGCGGCGATATTGCCTTGGCCCGCGAGTACGTGCGCAAGGGCGAAAATGAAAAAGCCGTTTTCCTCTTTGGTCGTTTGCGTGCCGATGAGCAGCTGGCCCCCAATGTATTGCCCGATTATGTGAGCGCTCTGCAAGCGCTAAAGCGTCACAAGGACGCTGAGAAGCTCGTGAAGAAGGCGGTTCGGCAGCAACCCAAAGAAGTTAGTTACGGCGTGCTGCTGGGGGGCATTTATACCGCCAGTGGCGACGAAGCAGCGGCTAATAAGCAATATGAAAAAGTAATAAGTCAGCTTACGAGCGAGCAAGTGGTGCCCGTAGCCACGGAGTTCATGAAGCGTAAGCTTCCGGAGTGGGCCGAGAAAACGTATCTGCGCGGCCGTCAGTTAGCCGGCAACGAGACTGAATTTGCCCCCCAGCTCATTCAGCTGTACACCCAGAGCGGGCAAAATGCCCCCCTGATGGCCGAAACGCTGCGTCTAATCCGCGACGATGACCGGCAATTACCCTTCGTGCGCAACATGCTCCAGAATAGCTTGCGCGAGGAAAAAGACTTTGACGCTTTGGAAAAGATCTTGCTCACGAATGTGCAGCAGAACCCCGACCAAGTAGTGTACAGCGAGCTGCTACTGTGGCTACAGGTGCAGCGCCGTGACTTCACCGGGGCTCTCGTGCAGGCTAAAGCCCTCGATCGCCGTTCTCGGGCCGAAGGTGGCCGCGTGCTGGATTTAGCTGCTATTGCCCAGCGCAACAAAGATTACGAAAGCGCTATTGCCGGCTACGAGTACGTGATTCGAGAGCACCGCCAAGGGCCGTTTTATCCCGTGGCTCGCCAACGCCTAGTGCAAACCCGCGAAGAGCAGGTGCGCAATACCTTTCCGATTGATGTAGCCAAAATCCGTAGCCTCATCACCGAGTATGAGCAGGTACTTACCGAGCTAGGTCGCACGCCCGAAACTGCCCCAGTACTGCGCAACATGGCTACGCTCTACGCTTTTCAGCTCGACGATAAGCCGAAGGCCATGGCCCTTTTGCAGCAGGTAATTGATATGCCCCGCGCTAGCCTGACGGTGGTAGACGACGCCAAGCTTAACCTCGCCGATATCTATCTGCTGCGCAATGAGCCTTGGGAAGCTACGCTGCTGTATTCGCAGGTGGAAAAGTCCCACAAGGACTCGCCGGTTGGGTATGACGCCAAGCTGCGTAACGCCCGCCTGAATTATTATGCTGGTAACTTCAAGCTAGCCCAAAGCCACCTCGATATTCTCAAGCAAGCCACCAGCCGCGAAATTGCCAACGATGCTATGCAGCTCAGTCTGCTCATCACCGACAACACTGCTCAGGATACGTCTGGCGTGGCCCTGCGTGAGTATGCAATCGTGGAGCAGCTGGTATTTCAGAATAAGCTCACGGAAGCGTTGAAGGGCCTCGATAACCTCTTGCAGAAATACCCCGGCCATGCCCTCACCGATGATGCTTGGTATCTGAAAGGCCAGCTTCAGCGTCGTATCGGTGATTACCAAGGGGCCGTTACAACGCTCAGCCGCATCACTGGCAATCCCAAGTACGACGTGCTCAGCGATGATGCCCTCTTCCTGACAGCCACGATTATGGAAGAAGACGTGAAAGATCAGGCCAAAGCCCAAGAGCTATACAATCAGGTTCTGGTGAAGTATCCGGGGAGTATTTATGTGGCCGAAGCCCGTAAGCGCTTCCGCAAGCTGCGCGGTGATAACTCATAG
- the recJ gene encoding single-stranded-DNA-specific exonuclease RecJ, with the protein MEKRWIRKPVPDPATVRQLADALRVNEAIISLLCQREVSSFEEARAYFRPVLQELPNPLRMRDMDRAVERLVRALHEGERVLVFGDYDVDGTTSVAVVYSYLLPLFGPKRIDYYIPDRYQEGYGVSEAGIDYAAQHGYALIIALDCGVKSVDKVTYATTRGVDFIICDHHLPGQELPPAVAVLDPKRTDCEYPYKELSGCGVGFKLMQALGEHLGLDEEPLHELLDLLAVSIAADIVPITGENRILAYHGLRLLNDPQRPQRPGLDALRELAGLGVNELNITSLVFGFSPRINAAGRMGDAKRSVAMLLAQSKEEAKEKAGVVDKTNQERRGFDTSTTKEALQMIEDDAVLRTASSTVLFKQDWHKGVVGIVASRCLDKYYRPTIILTASNDGKATGSARSVVGFDVHEAIGECADLLDQFGGHMYAAGLTMPIENVPAFREKFERIVAGRILPEQLIPPVEIDGVLRLSDVTPGFFNLLRQMEPFGPGNSNPVFESRNVYIVPHSARIVGNSHLKLVLTQDGHYTIDAIGFGLGEYLDRIMQGHPFSVCYTVEMNEFRGVKSLQLRLKDIRWEE; encoded by the coding sequence ATGGAAAAGAGATGGATTCGTAAGCCTGTGCCCGACCCGGCCACCGTGCGGCAGTTGGCTGATGCGTTGCGCGTAAACGAGGCCATCATTAGCTTACTCTGTCAGCGAGAGGTGAGTTCCTTTGAGGAAGCGCGCGCTTACTTCCGGCCCGTACTTCAGGAGTTACCCAACCCGCTGCGCATGCGCGACATGGACCGCGCCGTAGAGCGCCTCGTGCGCGCCCTGCATGAAGGCGAGCGGGTGCTGGTCTTCGGCGACTACGACGTGGACGGTACCACTTCCGTGGCGGTAGTCTACTCGTATCTGCTCCCGCTGTTCGGCCCCAAGCGCATCGACTATTACATTCCTGACCGCTACCAGGAGGGCTATGGCGTATCGGAAGCCGGCATTGACTATGCTGCGCAGCACGGCTACGCGCTGATTATTGCGCTAGACTGCGGCGTGAAATCGGTGGATAAAGTAACCTATGCCACTACCCGCGGCGTCGATTTTATCATCTGCGACCATCACTTACCCGGTCAAGAATTGCCCCCCGCCGTGGCCGTGCTCGACCCCAAGCGCACCGATTGCGAATACCCGTATAAAGAGTTATCAGGCTGTGGCGTAGGCTTTAAGCTTATGCAGGCGCTAGGTGAACATCTGGGGCTGGATGAAGAGCCACTCCACGAACTACTCGATCTATTGGCAGTGAGCATCGCGGCTGATATTGTACCTATCACCGGCGAAAACCGCATTCTGGCTTATCATGGGCTGCGCTTGCTCAATGACCCCCAGCGTCCTCAGCGCCCCGGCCTCGACGCCCTGCGCGAGTTGGCTGGCTTGGGCGTAAATGAGCTGAATATCACAAGTTTGGTTTTTGGCTTTTCCCCGCGCATCAATGCCGCTGGCCGTATGGGCGATGCCAAACGCTCGGTGGCCATGCTGCTGGCGCAATCCAAGGAGGAAGCCAAGGAGAAGGCTGGAGTAGTTGATAAAACCAACCAGGAGCGCCGTGGCTTCGACACCAGCACGACCAAAGAGGCGCTGCAAATGATTGAGGACGACGCGGTGCTGCGCACGGCCAGTTCCACAGTGCTCTTCAAGCAGGATTGGCACAAGGGTGTAGTGGGCATCGTGGCCTCTCGCTGCCTCGATAAGTACTACCGCCCTACCATCATCCTGACGGCCAGCAACGACGGCAAAGCCACCGGCTCGGCCCGCTCCGTGGTGGGTTTTGATGTGCATGAGGCCATTGGTGAGTGCGCTGATCTGCTCGATCAGTTTGGGGGGCATATGTACGCCGCTGGCCTTACCATGCCTATCGAAAACGTGCCGGCTTTTCGCGAGAAATTTGAGCGCATTGTGGCTGGTCGCATCCTGCCTGAGCAGCTCATTCCGCCCGTAGAAATTGATGGGGTACTGCGGCTAAGCGACGTGACGCCGGGCTTCTTTAACCTACTTCGGCAAATGGAGCCTTTCGGGCCGGGCAACTCCAACCCGGTATTTGAGTCGCGAAATGTATACATCGTGCCTCATTCTGCGCGGATTGTCGGCAACTCTCACCTCAAACTCGTGCTCACCCAAGATGGTCACTACACGATAGATGCCATCGGTTTTGGACTAGGTGAGTACCTCGACCGCATCATGCAGGGCCATCCCTTTAGCGTATGCTACACCGTTGAAATGAACGAGTTCCGGGGTGTGAAAAGCCTACAGCTGCGCTTGAAGGATATTCGTTGGGAAGAGTAA
- a CDS encoding GtrA family protein translates to MKLVKYGVVGGFGVVVDFSLTYLVKEKLRLNPYVANAIGFSVATCINFFLNRIWTFRSHDPAILGQFGYFALAAIIGLGLNTLLLRWLYQRWKVPFYVAKLISTGVVVIWNFVINAFYTFA, encoded by the coding sequence ATGAAGCTGGTCAAGTATGGAGTGGTGGGAGGTTTCGGGGTAGTCGTTGATTTCAGCTTGACCTATCTGGTCAAGGAGAAGCTACGACTGAACCCCTATGTAGCCAATGCCATTGGGTTCAGCGTGGCTACCTGCATCAATTTTTTCCTAAACCGCATCTGGACTTTTCGCAGCCACGACCCGGCCATTCTGGGTCAGTTCGGATATTTTGCGCTGGCAGCTATTATTGGATTAGGTCTCAATACTCTGCTCCTACGCTGGCTGTATCAGCGCTGGAAAGTGCCGTTTTACGTTGCAAAGCTAATTTCCACCGGCGTGGTAGTAATCTGGAACTTCGTGATTAACGCCTTTTATACCTTTGCTTAA
- a CDS encoding glycosyltransferase family 87 protein: MATTLSTSSTRWQRLVHHPASLPAVYVLLTVAATVVQFLKSSNLPYTNYNNYIIFRNAFYHLLQGQDMYILHLVEQYDLYKYSPTFALLMGPFAVLPNFIGLLGWNALNAAALYWAVQQLPTIDTRARRIVLWLSAIELLTSMQNAQSNGLVAGLIIGGAVALERARPGRAALWLLLSVFVKLFGLVAFVLFWLYPRQRVRFVLWSVGLGIVLALLPLVVVPPTELLAQYQSWGVMLAADHSASFGLSVMGWLETWFGFLPPKTAVVLVGALLFCLPLLRFKQYQHAAFRTGLLAAVLLWVVVFNHKAESPTFVIAVAGVGLWWSLQPSRRWPDLLLLFCVVLFTVLSPTDLFPRFLRKAYVVPYVLKAVPCIFVWARLTYELLIRNFAPQPSTSAAEATPTAVSAASLSV; this comes from the coding sequence ATGGCAACAACTCTATCGACTTCTTCTACGCGCTGGCAACGTTTGGTGCATCACCCCGCGAGCTTACCGGCCGTCTATGTTCTGCTGACGGTGGCCGCTACGGTGGTGCAGTTTCTGAAAAGCAGCAATCTGCCTTACACCAACTACAATAACTACATCATCTTTCGCAACGCGTTTTATCACCTGTTGCAAGGCCAGGACATGTACATCCTGCACCTAGTGGAGCAATACGATTTGTATAAATACAGCCCCACGTTTGCCCTGCTCATGGGCCCATTTGCTGTATTGCCCAATTTTATCGGCCTGCTGGGCTGGAATGCGCTAAACGCCGCGGCCCTCTACTGGGCCGTGCAACAACTACCGACCATTGATACCAGAGCCCGCCGTATAGTTCTTTGGCTGTCGGCCATTGAATTGCTGACTTCCATGCAAAACGCCCAGAGTAACGGCTTAGTGGCCGGGCTTATCATAGGCGGAGCGGTGGCGCTGGAGCGCGCCCGGCCCGGCAGAGCGGCGCTGTGGCTTTTACTGAGCGTGTTCGTGAAGCTGTTTGGATTGGTGGCGTTCGTCCTGTTTTGGCTGTATCCGCGCCAGCGGGTGCGCTTTGTGTTATGGTCGGTGGGCCTGGGAATTGTGCTGGCGCTGTTGCCGCTGGTGGTGGTGCCGCCCACGGAGCTGCTGGCCCAATACCAAAGCTGGGGCGTTATGCTGGCCGCCGACCACTCGGCTTCGTTTGGGCTATCGGTGATGGGGTGGCTGGAAACTTGGTTCGGATTTTTGCCCCCCAAGACGGCTGTGGTACTAGTTGGAGCCTTGCTGTTTTGCTTACCGCTGCTGCGCTTCAAACAATACCAGCACGCAGCCTTCCGGACGGGGCTGCTAGCGGCGGTATTGCTGTGGGTGGTCGTGTTCAATCATAAGGCGGAGTCGCCCACGTTCGTTATTGCGGTGGCGGGCGTGGGGCTGTGGTGGAGCTTACAACCCAGCCGGCGCTGGCCCGATCTGCTGCTCCTGTTTTGCGTCGTTCTGTTCACGGTGCTCTCCCCTACCGATCTGTTTCCGCGCTTCCTGCGTAAGGCGTACGTGGTGCCTTACGTACTCAAGGCCGTGCCCTGTATCTTCGTTTGGGCGCGCCTGACCTATGAACTATTAATCCGCAATTTTGCCCCCCAGCCTTCTACTTCTGCTGCCGAAGCAACTCCTACGGCGGTTTCAGCTGCCTCTCTTTCCGTCTAG
- a CDS encoding DoxX family protein: MARFTTVSRYTLGLLLVVAGVLHFVVPTPYVRIMPPYLPAPLMLVYLSGLCEIGLGIGLLFRRTKRWAAWGTVALFIAVLPANVYMAQANDSLFHLPAWLVWGRLPLQLVLIAWTWNHTRKAEHLVF; the protein is encoded by the coding sequence ATGGCCCGTTTTACTACTGTTAGTCGCTATACGCTTGGTTTGTTGCTCGTGGTGGCCGGCGTGCTGCATTTTGTGGTCCCGACACCGTATGTGCGTATCATGCCGCCGTATCTGCCGGCCCCGCTTATGCTCGTGTATCTGAGTGGCCTCTGCGAAATTGGGTTGGGAATCGGGCTGCTTTTCCGACGAACAAAGCGTTGGGCGGCTTGGGGCACGGTAGCACTATTTATTGCCGTGTTGCCTGCTAACGTGTACATGGCTCAGGCCAATGACTCCTTATTTCATTTGCCAGCGTGGCTCGTGTGGGGCCGGCTGCCGTTGCAACTAGTGCTCATTGCTTGGACGTGGAACCACACGCGAAAGGCGGAACACCTTGTCTTCTGA
- a CDS encoding M61 family metallopeptidase translates to MKILGLALGLGLGAAVAAQAQQPASAGYQIAVDLQNVANDQVRVVVNTPPVKESQVSYVMPSVVPGSYSKKDYGRFVTNFKAFDKKGKALKVTQPNPNLFVINKAKGLARLEYLVDDTWDAKQGDDYIFQPGGTNFEAGNNYVLNHYGLYGYLEGYKMAPYQVTVAKPADLYGATSLEKKAPTPTQDVYTAPNYVDLADGPILYSRPDTTSFATGGARIGVSVVSETGQIKAADVREIMRPMAEALTQFFGQMPVPKYHFLMYFPALGSPLISKDGGFGAMEHSYSSVYFLPEFPDSARLRSMVQEVASHEFLHMLAPLNIHSREIGEFDFRDPKMSQHLWLYEGVTEYFAQLVQVRGGLVTPDAFREKMKEKIDNASKFKDVSFTEMSRNILVPPYKDMYQNVYDKGALIGLLLDIRIQELSQGRQSLRDVLLTLRQKYGPTRSFEDSQLIPEIVALTNPQIQQFFDQYVISNQPLPYAEYFAKIGWRYAPTEQSKVLAFGRLGFGYDTEKQQFKVASTAPDQNAFGLKDDDVILAVNGTKLDMSNAEKLLRPLVEPTSTAPVKVRFQSKDQKAPQERQASPQEFEVELTNVVEASPAPTPAQQALRTQLLAPKA, encoded by the coding sequence ATGAAAATTCTTGGTCTTGCCCTCGGGCTTGGATTAGGGGCCGCCGTTGCGGCTCAGGCGCAGCAACCTGCCTCCGCAGGCTATCAGATTGCCGTCGATTTGCAGAATGTAGCCAATGACCAGGTGCGGGTAGTCGTGAATACGCCGCCCGTAAAAGAGTCGCAGGTGTCCTACGTGATGCCCTCGGTGGTGCCCGGCTCTTACTCCAAGAAAGACTACGGCCGCTTCGTGACCAACTTCAAGGCCTTCGACAAAAAAGGCAAAGCCCTGAAAGTCACGCAGCCGAATCCTAATCTGTTTGTCATCAACAAAGCGAAAGGGTTGGCGCGCCTCGAATACTTGGTTGATGATACCTGGGATGCCAAGCAGGGCGACGATTATATCTTCCAGCCCGGCGGCACCAATTTCGAAGCCGGCAACAACTATGTGCTCAACCACTACGGGCTCTATGGGTACTTAGAGGGCTACAAAATGGCTCCTTACCAAGTAACCGTGGCGAAGCCCGCTGACCTATACGGCGCCACTTCTCTGGAAAAAAAGGCCCCCACGCCCACCCAGGATGTATACACCGCGCCCAATTACGTAGATCTAGCCGATGGCCCAATCCTCTATAGCCGCCCCGATACGACGAGCTTTGCTACTGGCGGCGCGCGCATTGGGGTATCCGTTGTGTCGGAAACGGGACAGATAAAGGCCGCTGACGTGCGCGAAATTATGCGCCCGATGGCGGAGGCCTTGACGCAGTTTTTTGGGCAAATGCCCGTGCCGAAATACCATTTTCTGATGTATTTCCCGGCCCTTGGCTCGCCGCTAATCAGCAAAGACGGTGGATTTGGAGCCATGGAGCACTCGTACTCCTCAGTGTACTTTCTGCCTGAGTTCCCCGATTCGGCGCGCCTGCGTAGCATGGTGCAGGAGGTAGCCTCGCACGAGTTTTTGCACATGCTGGCCCCGCTGAACATTCACAGCCGCGAAATTGGTGAGTTCGACTTCCGCGACCCCAAAATGTCGCAGCATTTGTGGTTGTATGAGGGCGTAACCGAGTATTTCGCCCAACTCGTGCAAGTACGTGGCGGCTTGGTAACGCCCGATGCGTTTCGGGAAAAGATGAAGGAGAAAATCGACAACGCCTCGAAGTTTAAGGACGTGTCGTTCACGGAAATGAGCCGCAATATTCTGGTGCCGCCCTACAAGGACATGTACCAGAACGTGTATGATAAGGGCGCGCTCATTGGTCTGCTGCTCGATATTCGTATTCAGGAGCTAAGCCAGGGCCGCCAGAGCCTGCGCGACGTGCTCCTGACACTGCGCCAGAAGTACGGCCCCACGCGCTCCTTCGAGGACAGCCAGCTTATTCCGGAAATTGTGGCGCTCACCAATCCACAGATTCAGCAGTTCTTCGATCAGTACGTTATTAGCAACCAGCCTTTGCCCTACGCCGAGTATTTCGCCAAAATCGGCTGGCGCTACGCTCCTACAGAGCAAAGCAAAGTGCTTGCCTTTGGCCGGTTAGGCTTCGGCTACGACACCGAAAAACAGCAGTTCAAAGTAGCTTCTACCGCGCCCGATCAGAACGCGTTTGGTTTGAAGGACGACGATGTGATTCTGGCCGTGAACGGCACTAAGCTGGATATGTCGAACGCGGAAAAGCTTCTGCGACCACTGGTGGAGCCTACTTCGACAGCACCAGTGAAGGTGCGTTTCCAATCCAAAGACCAAAAAGCCCCCCAGGAGCGCCAAGCCTCGCCCCAGGAGTTTGAGGTCGAGCTAACCAACGTGGTAGAGGCCAGCCCTGCCCCAACGCCTGCTCAGCAAGCCTTACGCACCCAACTGCTCGCCCCGAAAGCGTAA